Proteins from one Deltaproteobacteria bacterium genomic window:
- the recJ gene encoding single-stranded-DNA-specific exonuclease RecJ: MLGRRWKISPANRELQERLGRKLNILPLTAQLLVNRGLVDADKAFSFLKPDLASLHDPMLMKGMEKAVERIARALREREKITVYGDYDVDGTTSTALLSLFLGEIGADVATYIPGRLAEGYGLNSEAVRRLSASGCRLIITVDCGSSNRAEVELANSLGIDVIVTDHHEMPKDAPPALAVLNPGQEGCRFPFKRLAGVGVAFNLALALRAHLRETGWFRGGEPNLKRYLDLVALGTVADLVPLMDENRVFVHYGLKELEAMKRPGLNALMEAAGLKGRLSASHIAFQMAPRLNAAGRISTADTALKLLTTESQEEASSLAAALEKENSSRQRIEAETLEEALSMLEGHRDRGIVLCSERWHPGVIGIVASRLVDRFSRPAVLIALENGVGKGSARSIRSFNILEGLKGCSAFLERFGGHKAAAGLTVSGEMVEGFRKEFIRQVNSSLTDEDLVSEMTLDAVVSLEEVGRRLVSEIESLAPFGASNHEPLLCLPDTHIVETEVVGARHLKFKVSHNGRFQRGIGFGLAGLHPVEGKGYGIAFSPYMDEWQGNTSLRLRIKDVKRGFVNPLT; the protein is encoded by the coding sequence ATGCTCGGAAGACGCTGGAAAATCAGCCCGGCTAACAGGGAACTGCAGGAGCGGCTGGGCAGGAAACTGAACATACTGCCCCTTACGGCACAGCTTCTCGTGAACAGGGGCCTTGTCGACGCGGACAAGGCCTTTTCTTTTCTGAAGCCGGACCTCGCCTCGCTCCACGACCCCATGCTCATGAAGGGCATGGAAAAGGCCGTTGAGCGTATAGCCCGCGCCCTCCGCGAAAGGGAAAAGATAACCGTCTACGGCGACTACGACGTCGACGGCACGACCTCGACGGCCCTTCTTTCCCTTTTTCTCGGCGAAATAGGGGCGGACGTAGCAACCTACATACCCGGAAGGCTCGCCGAGGGCTACGGCCTGAACTCAGAGGCCGTAAGGAGGCTTTCCGCCTCGGGCTGCCGCCTTATTATAACCGTGGACTGCGGCTCCTCGAACAGGGCCGAGGTGGAGTTGGCAAACTCGCTCGGCATTGACGTCATCGTAACCGACCACCATGAGATGCCGAAGGACGCGCCTCCCGCGCTCGCGGTCCTCAATCCGGGCCAGGAGGGGTGCCGTTTCCCTTTCAAGAGACTTGCGGGGGTGGGAGTCGCCTTTAACCTCGCGCTTGCGCTCCGTGCGCATCTACGCGAGACGGGGTGGTTCAGGGGAGGGGAGCCGAACCTGAAGAGATACCTCGACCTCGTGGCCCTGGGGACGGTCGCTGACCTCGTGCCCCTCATGGACGAGAACCGCGTCTTCGTGCACTACGGGCTTAAGGAGCTCGAGGCCATGAAAAGGCCGGGATTGAACGCCCTCATGGAAGCGGCCGGCCTCAAGGGCAGGCTCTCCGCAAGCCACATCGCCTTCCAGATGGCGCCGAGGCTCAATGCCGCGGGGAGGATATCGACCGCGGACACGGCGCTTAAGCTCCTTACGACCGAAAGCCAGGAAGAGGCCTCGTCCCTCGCTGCTGCCCTCGAAAAAGAGAACTCCTCGCGCCAGAGGATAGAGGCCGAGACTCTCGAAGAGGCCCTCTCAATGCTCGAAGGGCACAGGGACAGGGGCATAGTCCTCTGCTCCGAGCGCTGGCATCCGGGCGTCATAGGCATAGTCGCGTCCCGGCTCGTGGACAGGTTCTCCAGGCCTGCCGTCCTGATAGCGCTTGAGAACGGTGTGGGCAAGGGCTCGGCCCGAAGCATACGCTCCTTCAACATCCTCGAGGGGCTCAAGGGCTGCTCCGCATTCCTCGAAAGGTTCGGAGGGCACAAGGCCGCCGCGGGCCTGACAGTCTCCGGCGAAATGGTCGAGGGCTTCAGGAAAGAGTTCATCAGGCAGGTAAACAGCTCCCTTACGGATGAGGACCTCGTATCCGAAATGACGCTCGACGCGGTCGTCTCCCTCGAGGAAGTCGGGAGAAGGCTCGTCTCCGAGATAGAGAGCCTCGCCCCGTTCGGCGCCTCCAACCACGAGCCGCTGCTTTGCCTGCCTGACACGCACATAGTGGAAACCGAAGTCGTGGGAGCAAGGCACCTGAAATTCAAGGTGAGTCATAACGGGCGCTTCCAGCGCGGCATAGGGTTCGGGCTCGCCGGCCTCCACCCGGTGGAAGGCAAGGGCTATGGCATAGCTTTTTCGCCTTACATGGACGAATGGCAGGGCAATACGAGCTTGAGGCTCCGCATAAAGGACGTCAAGCGGGGGTTTGTAAATCCCTTGACATGA
- a CDS encoding tetratricopeptide repeat protein: MERNRRAALCGAALLGISAFLVYIPSLWNGFVNWDDPSYVYKNPRLGGFDLVWIFTARVVGNWHPLTLLSFDLDHLIWGLDPFGFHLTNSVIHSFNTFLVGALSYRVALSVYGGKLDARTCLVFVSVPAMLFGLHPLHVESVAWISERKDVLSSFFVLLSLVLYFLYAEGRLKRLWYSAILASFALALMSKPMAVTVPLLFLVLDFFPLERIRGLGSLPGLIIEKLPFFAMSAGISFVTLWAQKEAGAVDGGALFVPQAATAFRAVVFYVYKTIAPAGLAPYYPVDFDTGISTLILYGAAVTALTLLALYLLKWSRGPLAAWLFYIAALLPVSGMIKFGEQAAADRYAYLPTVALFVLAGGAVSSLSRKSRLAIPAVAAVMVSAGAVMAYATVLQAAVWKGSLTLWSHELKHYPGVAIAHINRGIANGELGRYDDALTDFSNAVRLNPEEPKAYYNRARALSLIGRDQESIADLTVAIGLNPSYEEAYLARGVAYASRAEYGRAISDFKKVIDLRPDNLSALFNIGLAYMRAGDKDGAAFYFKAAAERGSREAASYLTVGQHSSP, encoded by the coding sequence ATGGAAAGAAATAGAAGGGCCGCCCTCTGCGGCGCGGCCCTGTTAGGTATTAGCGCTTTCCTCGTCTACATCCCTTCCCTCTGGAACGGGTTCGTGAACTGGGACGATCCGTCGTATGTCTATAAGAACCCGCGGCTCGGAGGGTTCGATCTGGTTTGGATCTTTACGGCAAGGGTAGTCGGAAACTGGCACCCTTTGACCCTCCTTTCCTTCGATCTCGACCATCTCATATGGGGCCTTGACCCTTTCGGGTTTCACCTTACCAATTCGGTCATCCATTCTTTCAATACATTCCTTGTCGGCGCGCTTTCGTACAGGGTGGCGCTCTCAGTATACGGGGGGAAGCTTGACGCGAGGACCTGCCTTGTTTTCGTCTCAGTCCCGGCCATGCTCTTCGGCCTTCACCCGCTCCACGTGGAGTCGGTCGCGTGGATATCGGAGAGAAAGGACGTGCTTTCGTCTTTTTTTGTGCTGCTCTCGCTCGTGCTGTACTTCCTTTATGCAGAGGGGCGGCTAAAGAGGCTATGGTATAGCGCTATCCTGGCGTCCTTTGCGCTTGCCCTCATGAGCAAGCCCATGGCTGTTACCGTTCCGCTCCTCTTTCTTGTCCTTGATTTTTTTCCTCTGGAGCGCATCCGGGGTCTGGGGTCGCTGCCCGGCCTTATCATCGAGAAGCTTCCGTTCTTCGCCATGAGCGCCGGTATTTCATTTGTAACGCTCTGGGCGCAGAAAGAGGCGGGGGCAGTAGACGGCGGCGCTCTATTCGTGCCTCAGGCGGCTACTGCATTCCGCGCCGTGGTCTTCTACGTTTATAAGACCATCGCGCCCGCCGGGCTCGCGCCTTATTATCCGGTCGATTTTGATACCGGTATCAGCACTCTCATCTTATACGGGGCGGCTGTTACAGCGTTGACGCTTTTGGCCTTGTATCTCTTGAAGTGGAGCCGCGGCCCGCTTGCGGCCTGGCTCTTCTATATCGCCGCCCTGCTGCCGGTATCGGGCATGATAAAGTTCGGCGAGCAGGCCGCGGCAGACAGGTACGCATACCTGCCTACAGTCGCGCTCTTTGTGCTTGCCGGCGGGGCAGTATCCTCCTTATCAAGGAAGAGCAGGCTGGCCATCCCGGCCGTGGCCGCCGTAATGGTCTCTGCGGGGGCCGTCATGGCTTATGCCACGGTTCTCCAGGCTGCGGTCTGGAAGGGCTCCCTTACGCTCTGGTCTCATGAGCTGAAGCATTATCCAGGGGTCGCGATAGCCCATATAAACAGGGGGATAGCGAACGGGGAACTCGGCAGATACGATGACGCGCTAACGGATTTCAGCAATGCCGTGCGGCTCAATCCTGAAGAGCCGAAAGCCTATTACAACAGGGCCAGGGCCTTGAGCCTCATTGGAAGGGACCAGGAGTCCATTGCCGACCTCACGGTTGCGATAGGGCTGAACCCGTCATACGAGGAGGCCTACCTCGCAAGGGGGGTGGCTTATGCCTCGCGTGCGGAGTACGGGCGGGCGATAAGCGATTTCAAGAAGGTGATAGATCTCAGGCCGGACAATCTTTCCGCGCTTTTTAATATCGGGCTCGCCTATATGAGGGCCGGAGACAAGGACGGCGCTGCCTTCTATTTCAAGGCCGCGGCCGAGCGCGGCTCCAGGGAGGCCGCCTCTTATCTGACGGTCGGGCAGCATTCCTCTCCTTGA
- a CDS encoding HD-GYP domain-containing protein: MSETELSLERLLFNLNTLAELGEEITSPKDFTRVVKSSLYMVMGTFSSSKGAIFQHENGNGSYFPIASKGLGDIGGLRLKLGAEAVSELLKRREPVELGGGKDAGFLGTARETLEKIDAKVLACLTVKDELLGLIAINGKFSGEPFTLYDYQLLSVMSQHISFSLHSHSLLMKLMHKYTENKGLYENLRRIYYDTIHAFAAAIDAKDSYTRGHSHRVSAYSAALAREMGWSNEEVEGIRIAGLLHDIGKITVDKTIINKASPLTSYECRELNSHPVIGYEILSKIKFPWKGIPMMTRNHHEKVDGTGYPDRLRKSEIPIGARIMALVDAFDAMTTDRPYRPKLSFKEAICEVRDNWNRQFDPEVIHPFISVIRKEVRREADNPTIVPLLQEELDTVSLNRILEGFPGA, from the coding sequence ATGTCTGAGACCGAACTGAGCCTTGAAAGGCTCCTCTTCAACCTTAATACCCTTGCCGAGCTCGGCGAAGAGATAACCTCTCCCAAGGATTTCACGCGCGTGGTCAAGTCCTCGCTCTACATGGTCATGGGCACCTTCTCGTCGTCCAAGGGGGCCATATTCCAGCACGAGAACGGGAACGGCTCTTACTTCCCCATCGCGTCGAAGGGCCTGGGCGACATCGGGGGGCTGAGGCTCAAGCTCGGCGCGGAGGCCGTCTCTGAGCTACTTAAACGCAGGGAGCCGGTCGAGCTCGGGGGCGGCAAGGACGCCGGTTTCCTCGGCACCGCAAGGGAAACGCTCGAAAAGATCGACGCGAAGGTCCTGGCCTGCCTGACGGTAAAAGACGAGCTATTGGGCCTTATAGCCATAAACGGAAAGTTTTCGGGGGAGCCATTCACGCTATACGACTACCAGCTCCTTTCGGTCATGTCCCAGCACATATCGTTCTCGCTCCACAGCCACTCGCTCCTAATGAAGCTCATGCACAAGTACACGGAGAACAAGGGCCTTTATGAGAACCTGAGGCGCATATACTACGACACCATACACGCTTTCGCCGCGGCAATCGACGCCAAGGACTCGTACACGAGGGGCCATTCCCACAGGGTCTCGGCCTACAGCGCCGCGCTCGCGCGCGAGATGGGCTGGTCTAACGAGGAGGTCGAGGGCATAAGGATAGCCGGGCTCCTCCACGACATCGGGAAAATAACCGTGGACAAGACGATAATAAACAAGGCCAGCCCCCTTACGAGCTACGAGTGCAGGGAACTCAACTCGCACCCGGTCATAGGTTACGAGATACTCTCCAAGATAAAGTTCCCCTGGAAGGGCATACCCATGATGACAAGGAACCACCACGAAAAGGTGGACGGCACAGGGTACCCGGACAGGCTCAGGAAATCAGAGATACCCATCGGAGCCCGGATAATGGCGCTGGTCGACGCCTTCGACGCCATGACGACCGACAGGCCCTACAGGCCGAAGCTCTCCTTCAAGGAGGCCATATGCGAGGTCAGGGACAACTGGAACAGGCAGTTCGACCCTGAGGTCATCCACCCCTTCATATCGGTCATCAGGAAGGAGGTAAGGAGGGAGGCGGATAACCCCACCATAGTGCCGCTCCTCCAGGAAGAGCTGGACACCGTATCGCTTAACAGGATACTCGAAGGCTTCCCGGGGGCATAG
- a CDS encoding STAS domain-containing protein → MVRRYRNFKELGDTVVLYPDDYINDIEGEKLEDLCGSYLDRGFSKIVVDFSETELVNSIGVSILIGVIEKVRERNANIYFSGLKRVNYDIFSIVGLTKHIRIFETEEDALGIGPKTAGQAVL, encoded by the coding sequence ATGGTCAGGAGATATAGGAATTTCAAGGAGCTTGGCGATACGGTCGTCCTTTACCCCGACGATTACATAAACGACATAGAGGGAGAGAAGCTCGAAGACCTCTGCGGAAGCTATCTCGACCGGGGCTTCAGCAAGATAGTGGTGGACTTCTCGGAAACCGAGCTCGTCAACTCTATCGGAGTGTCAATATTGATCGGCGTGATAGAAAAGGTCAGGGAACGGAACGCGAACATCTACTTCTCCGGTCTCAAGCGCGTGAATTATGACATATTCAGTATAGTGGGACTCACCAAGCACATCAGGATATTCGAGACCGAAGAGGATGCCCTCGGCATTGGTCCGAAGACGGCGGGCCAGGCGGTCCTGTGA
- a CDS encoding ATP-binding protein → MKDRTLFSTCPDGEFFGRASEIDYICRRAGDALPSPAIFLFGRRWTGKTEVLRRVFRNLFWGQARVVPLYYQFKGGRPGEGFAEDYLKEVLKQYLAFRLRDSRLVKNELTLDKIESLLVDNDLYELADLAAVHREARKAGDETAALRNALQAPTAVSARSGIPVYLILDDLDRAVSGAGQNEALVARELLDSLGQSSFVASASARRLLDGGVFNGSAEVLELEGLDEETASSMMMDLCRIYGVRFDPEIVRLGAHRLDGNPMYMRNLVWAAGKAGTGLSTLKDFADLYTQELFEGNTGFALKSALNLRGINALRVLHACSVAKKPLTSDELSERFRQGEAELDSIIGTLSAGGLLEASLGSLKWTGDAAVRDFVYFVYETRVKGRSADEVRTYLAREVLKEGFKFRSSKISLNLKDEVAQVLKSFNNQKARKVLFSNQAFAARFQKGAQKAGAGDEGELAFPQVVGCFDSERLEANEAGPPVIVAHGFQNGRYDSGNEVVWMAAVKDSASPVNIGDIENFLRRSQILRENFRAARAVRWIVSREGFTAEALKRADTEGVLSSDSVQLKIIKENFESRGKDAEAREINGVAPVKEFEVVLPSASKAELVAARAVEEIGTEMGFDDTAIGQIKAALVEACINAFEHSRVKTAKVFLKFVASAERLTIHVQNGGVDFDSLSEAASAPAEAGKLPRKRGWGFELMKGLMDEVRVEKVRGGAKVVLVKYLVRKGDGGNGQEI, encoded by the coding sequence ATGAAAGATAGGACGCTCTTCAGCACCTGCCCCGACGGCGAGTTCTTCGGCAGGGCCTCCGAGATAGACTACATCTGCAGAAGGGCCGGGGACGCCTTGCCCTCTCCCGCCATATTCCTCTTCGGAAGGCGCTGGACCGGTAAGACCGAGGTCCTCCGGAGGGTCTTCAGGAATCTCTTCTGGGGGCAGGCCAGGGTCGTGCCCCTGTATTACCAGTTCAAGGGCGGGCGGCCCGGGGAGGGGTTCGCCGAGGACTACCTTAAGGAAGTCCTGAAACAGTACCTTGCCTTCAGGCTCCGGGATTCCAGGCTCGTAAAGAACGAGCTCACGCTCGACAAGATAGAAAGCCTCCTCGTCGATAACGACCTTTACGAACTCGCCGACCTCGCTGCCGTGCACAGGGAAGCCAGAAAAGCAGGTGACGAGACCGCGGCCTTGAGAAATGCCCTCCAGGCGCCGACGGCCGTATCGGCCCGCTCAGGGATTCCCGTCTATCTCATCCTCGACGACCTGGACCGCGCGGTCTCGGGCGCAGGTCAGAATGAGGCCCTGGTAGCGAGGGAGCTCCTGGACTCGCTCGGGCAGTCTTCATTCGTAGCCTCTGCGTCAGCCAGGCGTCTCCTGGACGGGGGCGTCTTCAACGGCTCGGCCGAGGTCCTCGAGCTCGAAGGCCTCGACGAGGAGACCGCCTCTTCCATGATGATGGACCTATGCCGCATTTACGGGGTGAGGTTCGACCCCGAGATAGTGAGGCTCGGGGCCCACAGGCTCGACGGCAACCCCATGTACATGAGGAATCTCGTCTGGGCCGCGGGAAAGGCCGGCACCGGCCTTTCCACGTTGAAGGATTTCGCCGACCTCTATACGCAGGAGCTTTTCGAGGGCAATACCGGTTTCGCGCTCAAGTCCGCGCTGAATCTACGGGGCATCAATGCACTCCGTGTGCTACATGCCTGTTCCGTCGCCAAAAAGCCGCTTACGTCCGATGAACTCTCCGAGAGGTTCAGGCAGGGCGAGGCTGAGCTCGATTCCATTATCGGGACACTCTCGGCCGGAGGCCTCCTGGAGGCAAGCCTCGGCTCGCTTAAATGGACCGGGGACGCGGCCGTGAGGGACTTCGTCTATTTCGTATACGAGACCAGGGTAAAGGGCAGGTCCGCCGACGAGGTGAGGACCTATCTCGCCCGGGAGGTCTTGAAGGAGGGCTTCAAATTCAGGAGCTCGAAAATATCGCTGAATTTAAAGGACGAGGTCGCACAGGTCCTGAAGTCATTCAATAACCAGAAGGCCCGGAAGGTCCTCTTCAGCAACCAGGCCTTTGCCGCCCGGTTCCAGAAGGGGGCGCAGAAGGCCGGGGCAGGGGATGAAGGAGAGCTTGCCTTCCCGCAGGTCGTGGGCTGCTTCGATTCCGAACGGCTTGAGGCCAATGAAGCCGGCCCTCCGGTAATCGTGGCCCACGGCTTCCAGAACGGCAGGTATGATTCCGGGAACGAGGTCGTCTGGATGGCCGCCGTAAAGGACTCGGCATCTCCGGTGAACATCGGGGACATCGAGAACTTCCTCCGGAGGTCCCAGATACTCAGGGAGAACTTCAGGGCCGCCAGGGCCGTCCGGTGGATCGTCTCCAGGGAGGGCTTTACGGCGGAGGCGCTTAAGCGGGCCGATACAGAGGGCGTCCTGTCTTCCGATTCCGTCCAGCTTAAGATAATAAAGGAAAACTTCGAGAGCAGGGGCAAAGACGCCGAGGCCCGGGAAATAAACGGGGTCGCGCCGGTAAAGGAATTCGAGGTCGTCCTGCCTTCAGCTTCAAAGGCCGAGCTCGTGGCTGCGCGGGCGGTCGAGGAGATAGGCACCGAGATGGGCTTCGATGATACCGCTATAGGGCAGATAAAGGCCGCGCTCGTCGAGGCGTGCATAAACGCCTTCGAGCACAGCAGGGTCAAGACGGCGAAGGTGTTCTTGAAGTTCGTGGCCTCGGCGGAAAGGCTCACCATCCACGTCCAGAACGGCGGGGTGGACTTCGACAGCCTCTCCGAAGCCGCATCGGCCCCTGCCGAGGCGGGGAAGCTCCCCAGGAAACGGGGCTGGGGATTCGAGCTCATGAAGGGGCTCATGGACGAAGTAAGAGTCGAAAAGGTCCGAGGCGGGGCCAAGGTCGTCCTGGTGAAATACCTTGTTAGAAAAGGAGACGGCGGGAATGGTCAGGAGATATAG
- a CDS encoding diguanylate cyclase: MENKDCIPKVLPSLDLSGWREFQNGLSALLGMPLSLYDSGGALLVPPATEPCVCRSISESERGRELCSGMIVRVINEALEKKSVYIHKCHANKYIFGIPVLLDSGHSFVIIGGRTYLKGTEIRDFYEGVAGYGLNEQAIFGLRQEINPVPPGSIFMVPAIVNGMAAPFLKCVVSSAGSCPGEPGPGGLKGFKALEEVYKSLAPVLDREELYETILAKSSELVGADRGSLMILDKKNNVLSVKAAKGIDRKAVENVKIKVGEGISGAIAAKGLPVCVKDIESEVPAWKNRPRYKTKSFISIPLMLERKVIGVLNVSDKSSGGVFSEEDLYLLTSFANYASIALERGAYYSMSEELKMLSMTDPLTGLFNRRYFRERLFEEVERVKRHNECFTSFVIDIDNFKSFNDRYGHLAGDEVLKGVARAIRDAVRSMDVVARYGGEEFAVILPHTNKKDAYVIAERIRKGVQDYRSPNADHDIWPTISLGVAEFPVDASHIDDLINKADKAMYLAKRMGKNKVVVYER; this comes from the coding sequence ATGGAAAACAAGGACTGCATCCCGAAGGTCCTGCCATCCCTGGACCTATCCGGCTGGCGCGAATTCCAGAACGGGCTCTCGGCCCTACTGGGCATGCCGCTCTCGCTATATGACTCCGGAGGCGCCTTGCTCGTCCCGCCTGCGACGGAGCCCTGCGTCTGCAGGTCGATAAGTGAAAGCGAGCGGGGCAGAGAGCTCTGCTCCGGGATGATAGTCCGCGTAATCAATGAGGCGCTTGAGAAAAAGAGCGTCTATATCCATAAATGCCACGCGAACAAGTACATCTTCGGGATCCCCGTACTGCTCGATTCCGGCCACTCGTTCGTGATAATCGGGGGCCGCACCTATCTTAAGGGGACCGAGATACGGGATTTCTACGAAGGGGTGGCCGGCTACGGGCTGAACGAGCAGGCCATATTCGGACTTCGGCAGGAGATAAACCCTGTCCCGCCCGGTTCGATATTCATGGTCCCGGCCATTGTGAACGGCATGGCGGCGCCGTTCCTGAAGTGCGTCGTTTCGTCAGCGGGCTCCTGCCCGGGGGAGCCCGGCCCCGGGGGGCTAAAGGGCTTCAAGGCGCTTGAGGAGGTATACAAGTCGCTCGCGCCTGTCCTGGACAGGGAGGAGCTCTACGAGACTATACTCGCGAAGTCCTCCGAGCTGGTCGGGGCCGACAGGGGCTCGCTCATGATACTTGACAAGAAAAACAACGTCCTTTCGGTCAAGGCCGCCAAAGGCATTGACAGGAAGGCGGTCGAGAACGTGAAGATCAAGGTCGGGGAGGGGATCTCTGGAGCGATAGCGGCAAAGGGCCTGCCGGTCTGCGTAAAGGACATCGAGAGCGAGGTGCCGGCCTGGAAGAACAGGCCGAGATACAAGACAAAGTCCTTCATATCCATCCCGCTCATGCTGGAGCGGAAGGTGATTGGCGTCCTGAACGTATCGGACAAGAGCTCAGGCGGGGTATTCTCGGAGGAGGACCTTTACCTCCTTACCTCGTTCGCCAATTACGCCTCGATAGCGCTAGAGCGGGGGGCGTACTACAGCATGAGCGAGGAATTGAAGATGCTCTCGATGACCGACCCGCTCACCGGCCTATTCAACAGGAGGTATTTCAGGGAAAGGCTCTTTGAGGAGGTCGAGAGGGTAAAGAGGCACAACGAGTGCTTCACCTCTTTCGTCATAGACATAGACAACTTCAAGAGCTTCAATGACAGGTACGGCCACCTCGCGGGGGACGAGGTCCTGAAAGGTGTCGCGAGGGCCATAAGGGACGCGGTCAGGTCCATGGACGTGGTCGCCCGCTACGGGGGCGAGGAGTTCGCGGTCATACTCCCCCACACGAACAAGAAGGACGCGTACGTCATCGCCGAGAGGATCAGGAAAGGCGTGCAGGACTACAGGTCGCCGAACGCGGACCACGACATATGGCCGACCATAAGCCTGGGGGTGGCCGAGTTCCCGGTGGACGCCAGCCACATAGACGACTTGATAAACAAGGCCGACAAGGCCATGTATCTCGCAAAGAGGATGGGAAAGAACAAGGTTGTCGTTTATGAAAGATAG
- the secF gene encoding protein translocase subunit SecF, with translation MDFVRNTNIDFMSKRRIAFVISVVFAIIGLVAAVAIPLGKANLSIDFEGGVAVQFRFEKPIEIDKMRTVIAEKGFKDANLQQFAEPTKLLVKLKGGDGDLRAVSNSIGSAFTESMPDNPFTIDSTSEIGPTVGKKLQKDALWAVVVSLIGILLYVAWRFELKFGVAAVVATFHDVLAVLGIFFLLDKEMSLLIVTALLTVAGYSLTDTVVVFDRIRENMKKKTKGDFAALLNRSVNEVLSRTIVTSSTTLLAALALTFLGGEVIHDFALALSLGVIVGTFSSIFVASPLLLLWKNKKKPALAKA, from the coding sequence ATGGATTTCGTACGGAATACGAATATAGACTTCATGAGCAAGAGGCGGATTGCCTTCGTCATCTCCGTCGTGTTCGCGATAATCGGCCTTGTTGCGGCCGTCGCCATACCCCTTGGCAAGGCCAACCTGAGCATAGACTTCGAGGGCGGGGTAGCCGTACAGTTCAGGTTCGAGAAGCCTATCGAAATAGACAAGATGAGGACGGTCATTGCGGAAAAGGGGTTCAAGGACGCCAACCTCCAGCAGTTCGCCGAGCCCACGAAGCTCCTTGTGAAGCTAAAGGGCGGTGACGGCGACCTGAGGGCAGTATCAAATTCAATCGGGAGCGCGTTCACCGAGAGCATGCCCGATAACCCGTTCACCATCGATTCCACCTCCGAAATAGGCCCGACCGTAGGGAAGAAGCTCCAGAAGGACGCGCTCTGGGCGGTAGTGGTCTCGCTCATAGGCATACTCCTGTATGTCGCGTGGAGGTTCGAGCTGAAGTTCGGGGTCGCGGCAGTGGTCGCGACCTTCCATGACGTCCTGGCTGTCCTCGGGATATTCTTTCTCCTCGATAAGGAGATGAGCCTCCTGATTGTCACGGCGCTCCTTACGGTTGCCGGGTACTCGCTTACCGATACCGTGGTCGTCTTCGACAGGATACGCGAGAACATGAAGAAAAAGACCAAGGGGGACTTTGCCGCGCTCCTAAACAGGTCCGTGAACGAGGTCTTAAGCAGGACTATAGTGACCTCCTCCACCACCCTCCTTGCCGCCCTGGCGCTCACCTTCCTAGGCGGCGAGGTCATACACGATTTCGCCCTTGCCCTGTCGCTCGGGGTGATAGTGGGCACCTTCTCTTCCATCTTTGTAGCGAGCCCGCTCCTTCTTTTGTGGAAAAATAAGAAAAAACCGGCACTTGCAAAGGCCTGA